The following proteins are co-located in the Chryseobacterium daecheongense genome:
- a CDS encoding ACT domain-containing protein, which yields MSGETDLKILLQHMEPVLNSGEYVFCKVGYLHEIPDIEKLVFFFREKEAITVVLEKPVAEKWNLEYNYVSSWITLSIHSSLEAVGLTAAFANALKHEGISCNVVAAYFHDHIFVAKHDAEKAIEALKAMKVGNTVGFFR from the coding sequence ATGTCAGGAGAAACAGATTTAAAAATATTGCTGCAACATATGGAACCGGTGCTGAATTCAGGGGAATATGTTTTTTGCAAAGTAGGTTACTTACATGAGATTCCGGATATAGAAAAACTTGTATTTTTCTTTCGTGAAAAAGAAGCCATAACCGTTGTTCTGGAAAAGCCGGTCGCTGAAAAATGGAATTTGGAATACAATTATGTTTCTTCATGGATCACTTTGAGTATTCATTCCTCACTTGAAGCCGTGGGGCTTACGGCTGCATTCGCTAACGCACTCAAGCACGAAGGTATTAGCTGCAATGTGGTGGCAGCTTATTTTCATGATCATATTTTTGTTGCAAAACATGATGCAGAAAAAGCAATTGAAGCTTTGAAAGCGATGAAGGTTGGGAACACCGTAGGATTTTTCAGATAG
- a CDS encoding helix-turn-helix domain-containing protein, translating into MSAKEPIRIKTISQFHALRGLPKPKHPLISIIDFRDMQKPDKGSESLVFDFYSLSVKRNMNHKYKYGQQDYDFDEGILFFMAPNQVLRIEMDNQPRPAEGWMLMIHPDFLWNKPLAKTITQYEFFDYSLHEALFLSEDEEQILQLLIDNIRKEYNTNTDKFSSDIMVSLLETLFNYSNRFYQRQFITRDKAHHEILERLEILLNQYFNSEMIINNGIPSVHYISGELGISTGYLRTLLQNLTGQSTQQFIHQKLTEKAKEKLSTTGSTVSEIAYELGFEHPQSFSKFFKKMTNTTPLGFRELFN; encoded by the coding sequence ATGTCGGCAAAAGAACCCATAAGGATCAAAACAATTTCACAGTTTCATGCTTTGCGTGGCTTACCAAAGCCTAAACATCCGCTGATCAGCATCATTGATTTTAGAGATATGCAAAAACCCGATAAAGGAAGTGAAAGCCTGGTATTTGATTTTTACTCCCTTTCAGTAAAAAGAAATATGAACCATAAATACAAATATGGACAGCAAGACTATGATTTTGATGAAGGCATATTATTTTTTATGGCTCCGAACCAGGTACTCCGGATTGAAATGGACAACCAGCCACGTCCCGCTGAAGGCTGGATGCTGATGATCCATCCTGATTTTTTATGGAATAAACCCCTGGCTAAAACTATAACCCAATATGAATTTTTCGATTATTCCCTGCATGAAGCCCTTTTTCTTTCTGAAGATGAAGAGCAGATCCTTCAGCTTCTGATAGATAATATCCGAAAGGAATACAATACTAATACAGATAAGTTCAGCAGTGATATCATGGTTTCATTACTGGAAACGCTTTTTAATTATTCAAACCGATTTTACCAGCGCCAATTCATTACCCGTGATAAGGCACATCATGAAATCCTTGAACGGTTAGAAATCCTACTCAACCAATATTTCAACAGTGAAATGATCATAAATAATGGCATCCCAAGTGTTCATTATATTTCCGGAGAGCTCGGTATTTCTACAGGATATCTGAGAACATTACTCCAAAACCTTACCGGACAAAGCACCCAACAGTTCATTCATCAGAAGCTGACCGAAAAAGCAAAGGAAAAACTCAGCACGACAGGCAGCACCGTAAGTGAGATTGCTTATGAATTAGGATTTGAGCACCCACAGTCTTTCAGCAAATTCTTTAAGAAAATGACGAATACCACTCCGCTTGGATTTAGGGAACTTTTTAACTAA
- a CDS encoding SDR family oxidoreductase, with protein sequence MKVFVTGATGFIGSATVKELQSGGHQVIGLARSEESAEKLRKSGVEVYYGDLSQPETLIEAVEKADAVIHLGFIHDFSKFKEMCILDGKVIETIGSVLEGTQKPFVITSGIGVLKKQGMITEKDMPEGNSIPRIITEHAADKVAAKGVQVAVVRLPPVVHDLGDKIGFIPSLIGIAKAKGFSAYIDSGTNFWPAVHRKDAAKLFRLAVEKHSVNGIRYHGVAEEGIEFKKIAETIGTKLGIPARSISAGEVADHFTWFAHFAEFNVLASSAATREILNWEPNEIDLLSDLHGEIYFPAQ encoded by the coding sequence ATGAAAGTATTTGTAACAGGAGCTACAGGATTTATAGGCTCTGCAACAGTAAAAGAATTACAATCCGGCGGACATCAGGTTATAGGATTAGCCCGTTCTGAGGAATCCGCGGAAAAACTAAGGAAGTCCGGTGTAGAAGTATATTACGGAGATCTCAGTCAACCAGAGACATTGATAGAAGCAGTTGAAAAAGCTGACGCAGTAATTCATCTTGGATTTATCCATGATTTCAGCAAATTTAAAGAAATGTGTATCCTGGACGGAAAGGTCATTGAAACGATCGGCTCCGTACTGGAAGGAACGCAAAAGCCATTTGTTATTACTTCAGGAATCGGTGTGCTTAAAAAACAAGGTATGATTACGGAAAAAGATATGCCGGAAGGTAATAGCATTCCAAGGATTATTACAGAACATGCAGCAGACAAAGTAGCTGCTAAAGGAGTTCAGGTAGCCGTTGTCCGTCTTCCCCCTGTGGTGCATGACCTGGGAGATAAAATTGGCTTTATTCCTTCGTTGATTGGAATAGCAAAAGCAAAAGGTTTTTCTGCATACATTGACAGCGGTACGAATTTCTGGCCTGCAGTACACCGTAAAGATGCGGCCAAACTCTTCCGACTGGCCGTAGAAAAACATTCGGTTAACGGAATACGCTACCACGGAGTTGCAGAAGAAGGCATCGAATTTAAAAAGATCGCCGAAACGATAGGTACAAAACTGGGTATACCAGCACGTTCCATTTCAGCAGGTGAGGTAGCAGATCACTTTACCTGGTTTGCCCATTTTGCAGAATTTAATGTCCTTGCTTCAAGCGCTGCAACACGGGAAATATTAAATTGGGAGCCAAATGAAATCGATTTGCTATCGGATTTACACGGAGAAATTTATTTTCCTGCCCAATAA
- a CDS encoding helix-turn-helix transcriptional regulator, giving the protein MDKNIPQKFESLYDLHKVFGLPKPVHPLVSFINIRDIRINPDELSPTMMLNFYKIACKTDLCSHARYGQNYYDFREGGLVFTAPNQIFESPDDQTNSGFILLFHPDFILSYPLVKKIKEYGFFSYAANEALLLSEKEKETILSVFKIIEEELNNRIDDFSQDVMIAQIELLLSYSNRFYKRQFITRKAVNHGILEKFEEVLDQSFNNSSLLEHGIPTVHSLAEKLSISPSYLSDLLRSLTGQNTQQYIHQKLSNLAKEKLSTTQLSISEIAYELGFEHPQSFSKFFKKMVKVTPIAFRESFN; this is encoded by the coding sequence ATGGATAAAAACATTCCACAAAAATTTGAATCTTTATACGACTTGCATAAGGTGTTCGGGCTTCCCAAGCCCGTACATCCTTTGGTAAGTTTTATCAATATCAGAGACATCCGAATCAATCCGGATGAACTTTCCCCAACCATGATGTTGAATTTTTATAAGATCGCCTGCAAAACAGATCTATGCAGCCACGCACGGTACGGGCAAAACTATTATGATTTCCGCGAAGGAGGACTGGTATTCACGGCCCCCAACCAGATCTTTGAAAGCCCGGATGACCAAACGAATTCCGGCTTTATCCTGCTTTTTCATCCCGATTTTATATTGTCTTATCCTCTGGTAAAAAAAATAAAGGAATATGGCTTCTTTTCCTACGCTGCCAACGAAGCTTTACTTCTCTCGGAAAAAGAAAAGGAAACCATTTTATCAGTTTTTAAAATCATTGAAGAAGAACTCAATAACCGGATCGATGATTTCAGCCAGGATGTAATGATTGCACAAATAGAGCTTCTGCTAAGCTACAGCAACCGGTTTTATAAGCGACAGTTTATTACCCGAAAAGCAGTGAACCACGGTATACTTGAAAAATTTGAAGAAGTTCTTGATCAATCCTTCAATAATTCAAGCCTATTGGAACATGGAATTCCCACAGTTCATTCCCTAGCAGAAAAACTGAGTATTTCCCCCAGTTACCTGAGCGATCTTTTACGGTCGCTAACCGGACAGAATACCCAACAATATATTCATCAGAAACTCAGCAATCTTGCAAAGGAAAAACTGTCAACCACCCAATTATCAATCAGTGAAATTGCTTATGAGCTTGGATTTGAGCATCCGCAGTCTTTTAGTAAGTTTTTTAAGAAAATGGTGAAGGTAACGCCTATTGCATTTAGGGAATCGTTTAATTGA
- a CDS encoding aldo/keto reductase, which translates to MKSRKLRTLEVSSIGYGSMGLSQGYGSVPERKESIELLHNTYDLGCTFFDTAEAYAMGANEELLGEALAGFRNEVSIASKFWIQDSIENYSTEKLMGVIRNKIEGSLKRLKTDHIELYYQHRVNKDIPVEDIAWCMGELIREGKILGWGQSQATEEEIRKAHAVTPITAIQSEYSIMARQFEKNVIPTCGELGIGFVAFSPLANGFLSGQVNADTSFTGIDARRVITRFQKDNILANQPLLDLLHGFATMKEATPAQISLAWMLHKNDFIVPIPGSRNLKRIRENIESSDIVLTEDEFKQIETALATIQVHGDRKDEDLAKLRTLKD; encoded by the coding sequence ATGAAATCAAGAAAATTGAGAACTCTCGAAGTATCGAGTATCGGTTATGGCAGTATGGGACTCAGCCAGGGGTACGGATCAGTACCAGAACGGAAAGAATCCATAGAGTTACTTCACAATACCTATGATCTGGGTTGTACTTTTTTTGACACTGCAGAAGCCTACGCCATGGGAGCTAATGAAGAATTACTGGGTGAAGCTTTAGCCGGTTTCAGGAATGAGGTGAGCATTGCCTCCAAATTCTGGATTCAGGATAGCATAGAAAATTATTCCACAGAAAAACTAATGGGAGTGATCCGAAATAAAATAGAAGGCTCATTAAAAAGATTGAAAACAGACCACATCGAACTTTATTATCAGCACCGTGTAAACAAAGATATTCCTGTAGAAGATATAGCCTGGTGTATGGGTGAGCTGATCAGGGAAGGAAAAATACTGGGCTGGGGCCAATCACAAGCCACGGAAGAAGAGATCAGGAAAGCACATGCCGTAACACCCATTACCGCAATTCAAAGTGAATACTCTATTATGGCCCGGCAGTTTGAAAAAAATGTGATCCCGACCTGCGGAGAACTGGGAATCGGTTTTGTAGCCTTCTCGCCTCTGGCTAACGGATTTCTATCCGGTCAGGTAAACGCAGATACATCATTTACCGGAATTGATGCCCGTAGAGTAATCACCCGATTTCAGAAAGATAACATTCTCGCAAATCAGCCTCTACTGGATCTCTTGCATGGGTTTGCCACCATGAAAGAAGCAACTCCCGCGCAGATCTCCCTGGCGTGGATGCTCCATAAAAATGATTTTATCGTACCGATTCCGGGTTCAAGAAATTTAAAAAGGATCCGCGAGAATATAGAATCTTCTGATATTGTCCTTACTGAAGATGAATTTAAGCAGATAGAAACAGCACTGGCTACCATTCAGGTTCATGGCGACAGAAAAGATGAAGATCTGGCAAAACTAAGAACATTAAAAGATTAA